Proteins from a genomic interval of Lycium ferocissimum isolate CSIRO_LF1 chromosome 2, AGI_CSIRO_Lferr_CH_V1, whole genome shotgun sequence:
- the LOC132046692 gene encoding uncharacterized protein LOC132046692 isoform X2 yields MANINKKEEPSTAPEPDRWYNLSLGSSFKDHQPSSKFCTLRYEFKPASIDKNKPGKLHKTKDNRISVEFQNNQPGKPKVAFDGSSEDYKENDAVLFFDGESFRLERLHTAVKRLRYNRPLGESAAAAAPAPASAPSPAPAPAPAPAPAPFGMPAETSSPPVEKGARFQSLNKPAVPAVPVEVERIKVGDFRSSDSRSKNEKIAEYPSSHANQPTASPDMINDDLDEQLDILNDDEDDTTAANGGNITVQEIDTGIDINIPHQNDTDDEIADVDVSDDDEDKGRNAAEELRAQVNAEVKEDHSSSSSSSSGSDSSGSGSGSGSGSGSDSASSSSDSESSDTVNSI; encoded by the exons ATGGCAAACATAAACAAGAAAGAGGAGCCAAGTACAGCGCCAGAGCCAGATCGGTGGTACAATTTGAGCTTAGGTTCTTCCTTCAAAGACCATCAACCTTCCTCCAAGTTCTGTACTTTACGCT ATGAATTTAAACCAGCTTCAATTGATAAAAATAAACCTGGAAAACTACACAAGACCAAGGACAACAGGATTTCTGTTGAATTTCAAAATAACCAGCCTGGTAAACCCAAGGTTGCCTTTGATGGCAGTAGTGAAGATTACAAGGAAAATGATGCTGTTCTTTTCTTTGATGGTGAGTCATTTCGGTTGGAGCGGTTACATACCGCTGTTAAGCGGTTGAGGTATAATCGTCCCCTTGGAGAATCCGCTGCGGCAGCAGCACCTGCACCTGCTTCTGCTCCTTCTCCTGCTCCTGCTCCTGCTCCTGCTCCTGCGC CTGCTCCATTTGGAATGCCTGCAGAGACGAGTTCACCGCCAGTTGAAAAAGGGGCTAGATTTCAGTCTCTAAATAAGCCTGCAGTTCCTGCGGTACCA GTTGAGGTGGAACGAATCAAAGTTGGTGACTTTAGAAGTTCAG ATTCAAGATCCAAAAATGAGAAGATTGCTGAATATCCATCTTCACATGCAAATCAGCCAACCGCGTCACCAGACATGATCAATGATGACCTGGATGAACAATTGGATATACTGAATGATGACGAGGATGATACTACAGCCGCCAATGGTGGCAATATTACTGTACAAGAAATCGATACAGGCATTGATATTAATATCCCACACCAAAATGATACGGATGATGAGATAGCTGATGTAGATGtaagtgatgatgatgaggataaGGGCCGCAATGCTGCAGAAGAACTTAGAGCTCAGGTAAATGCAGAGGTAAAAGAGGATCATTCTTCGAGTTCTAGCAGTAGTAGTGGAAGTGACAGCAGTGGAAGTGGGAGTGGGAGCGGGAGTGGGAGTGGAAGTGATAGTGCAAGCAGCAGCAGTGACAGTGAAAGCAGCGACACGGTCAACTCTATCTGA
- the LOC132046692 gene encoding uncharacterized protein LOC132046692 isoform X1 produces MANINKKEEPSTAPEPDRWYNLSLGSSFKDHQPSSKFCTLRYEFKPASIDKNKPGKLHKTKDNRISVEFQNNQPGKPKVAFDGSSEDYKENDAVLFFDGESFRLERLHTAVKRLRYNRPLGESAAAAAPAPASAPSPAPAPAPAPAPAPAPAPVFAPAPFGMPAETSSPPVEKGARFQSLNKPAVPAVPVEVERIKVGDFRSSDSRSKNEKIAEYPSSHANQPTASPDMINDDLDEQLDILNDDEDDTTAANGGNITVQEIDTGIDINIPHQNDTDDEIADVDVSDDDEDKGRNAAEELRAQVNAEVKEDHSSSSSSSSGSDSSGSGSGSGSGSGSDSASSSSDSESSDTVNSI; encoded by the exons ATGGCAAACATAAACAAGAAAGAGGAGCCAAGTACAGCGCCAGAGCCAGATCGGTGGTACAATTTGAGCTTAGGTTCTTCCTTCAAAGACCATCAACCTTCCTCCAAGTTCTGTACTTTACGCT ATGAATTTAAACCAGCTTCAATTGATAAAAATAAACCTGGAAAACTACACAAGACCAAGGACAACAGGATTTCTGTTGAATTTCAAAATAACCAGCCTGGTAAACCCAAGGTTGCCTTTGATGGCAGTAGTGAAGATTACAAGGAAAATGATGCTGTTCTTTTCTTTGATGGTGAGTCATTTCGGTTGGAGCGGTTACATACCGCTGTTAAGCGGTTGAGGTATAATCGTCCCCTTGGAGAATCCGCTGCGGCAGCAGCACCTGCACCTGCTTCTGCTCCTTCTCCTGCTCCTGCTCCTGCTCCTGCTCCTGCGCCTGCGCCTGCGCCTGCGCCTGTGTTTGCGCCTGCTCCATTTGGAATGCCTGCAGAGACGAGTTCACCGCCAGTTGAAAAAGGGGCTAGATTTCAGTCTCTAAATAAGCCTGCAGTTCCTGCGGTACCA GTTGAGGTGGAACGAATCAAAGTTGGTGACTTTAGAAGTTCAG ATTCAAGATCCAAAAATGAGAAGATTGCTGAATATCCATCTTCACATGCAAATCAGCCAACCGCGTCACCAGACATGATCAATGATGACCTGGATGAACAATTGGATATACTGAATGATGACGAGGATGATACTACAGCCGCCAATGGTGGCAATATTACTGTACAAGAAATCGATACAGGCATTGATATTAATATCCCACACCAAAATGATACGGATGATGAGATAGCTGATGTAGATGtaagtgatgatgatgaggataaGGGCCGCAATGCTGCAGAAGAACTTAGAGCTCAGGTAAATGCAGAGGTAAAAGAGGATCATTCTTCGAGTTCTAGCAGTAGTAGTGGAAGTGACAGCAGTGGAAGTGGGAGTGGGAGCGGGAGTGGGAGTGGAAGTGATAGTGCAAGCAGCAGCAGTGACAGTGAAAGCAGCGACACGGTCAACTCTATCTGA